From one Sparus aurata chromosome 16, fSpaAur1.1, whole genome shotgun sequence genomic stretch:
- the LOC115566031 gene encoding uncharacterized protein LOC115566031 yields MDSLEGPTAPESAASNKEDTPPEAEQETVLGPDGSPGYQHVVNLAQSLVSLRLVGYVTQAKEVEILGLWDKLPERDRGPVQYPQRYRDHLSHGRFKKPKSGTHNPTDVMAGLESMKRCYLSQGSGPAQRPDASRLVEAICVVLCRVHPQNQSLAGARRSRWSLVLGSYITIRDSVLNHPTLRTKLQLFELNQRTLTQWFNWRKAKLEGLVLHAAVPDASFPLVAPEPMLPVRERPQSLPQMTALLGAPGSTLPAMERPKHLPGASFQPGPSQAPDTMARPGESVAATTTTTATVTAASGDNVAAIVAAVAATVAAVPKTTAWKRRRLQEQRQEAERKGEDFKTKAPFSCICSLCKQPKTKHFGHSRFHSKKRKTMFHFCQAAAGGKTVEQWLEEQRREEEER; encoded by the exons ATGGATTCCCTGGAAGGCCCCACCGCACCAGAGTCCGCCGCGTCCAATAAGGAGGACACCCCTCCAGAGGCTGAGCAG GAGACCGTGTTGGGCCCCGACGGCTCGCCAGGTTACCAGCACGTCGTCAACCTGGCCCAGTCTCTTGTCAGCCTGCGGCTGGTGGGGTACGTCACCCAGGCAAAGGAGGTGGAGATCCTGGGCTTGTGGGATAAGCtcccagagagagacaggggcCCTGTGCAGTATCCACAGCGGTACAGGGACCATCTCTCTCACGGGAGATTTAAAAAGCCCAAGTCTGGCACCCACAACCCCACTGATGTGATGGCGGGCTTGGAGAGCATGAAGCG CTGTTACCTCAGTCAGGGAAGTGGCCCAGCGCAGAGGCCTGATGCCAGCAGACTGGTGGAGGCGATCTGCGTCGTTCTCTGCAGGGTCCACCCCCAAAACCAGAGCCTTGCTGGTGCACGGAGGAGCCGCTGGTCCCTGGTTCTGGGGAGCTACATCACCATCAGGGACAGCGTGCTGAACCATCCCACCCTCCGGACGAAGCTGCAGCTCTTTGAGCTCAACCAGCGGACGCTCACGCAGTG GTTCAACTGGAGGAAGGCGAAGCTGGAGGGTCTCGTCCTCCATGCCGCTGTGCCAGATGCCAGCTTCCCCTTGGTGGCGCCAGAGCCCATGCTGCCCGTCAGGGAGAGGCCACAGTCACTCCCCCAGATGACTGCTCTCCTCGGGGCACCAGGGTCCACACTCCCTGCCATGGAGAGGCCAAAGCACCTCCCCGGTGCGTCTTTCCAGCCGGGCCCCTCACAAGCCCCAGACACCATGGCTCGTCCGGGTGAATCTGtcgccgccaccaccaccaccaccgctacTGTCACCGCGGCCTCAGGTGACAATGTAGCTGCCATTGTCGCTGCTGTTGCTgccactgttgctgctgtgccAAAGACAACTGCATGGAAGCGGCGAAGGCTGCAAGAGCAGAggcaggaagcagagagaaagggtGAGGACTTCAAAACGaaagcccccttctcctgcatCTGCAGCCTCTGCAAGCAGCCTAAGACCAAACATTTTGGACACAGCCGCTTCCATagcaagaagagaaaaacaatgtttcacttctgccaggcagcagcaggcggCAAAACTGTGGAGCAGTGGCTGGAGGAGCAgaggcgagaggaggaggagcggtgA